One Apodemus sylvaticus chromosome 23, mApoSyl1.1, whole genome shotgun sequence genomic window carries:
- the LOC127673633 gene encoding sperm motility kinase Y-like has protein sequence MSVDEPTGSVSLCGKTSSGSWSSCSSQDTWNYSGGSISSDSIPTHSEEELPPFSFEPHISEEEDFHSQYKVLRTIGQGSNAKVLLAQHRLTGTPVAIKVLEKGKQWFQSAMMEANIMRTLNHPNIISLLQVIETTKSIYLVMEFVEGQQLYQYIKNSGHIEEDEARKIFKQVISAVSYCHEHGIVHRDLKPDNILIDNNGKIKIIDFGLSTKVKPGQMLSQHCGSYSFGAPEFFLGKRYDGTKSDSWTLGVVLYFMIVGKVPFDSVIIHELQRQVVAGVYPAPCGVSQELEDLLSLLLTIHPTYRPTPMEVMLHPWFKGDWKMFPNPCKDLIPARADPTIVQAMEYLGFRAQDILESLRKQKYNQAMACYTLLKGQALQRHVYSTVTQTVSPVAAPFPTIEAAAAFTLGMKTSRSAPILGPLVSPSYTGQESTYGQKARQRAGRTSTGPGFLHLRPLQWKPTEDQQHIFAMSVPCINTTTRITENSSNSIPEDNPLSHSASENKPIPSRARAQPRGFRGWAKRIRNAMRRLCCCFTGGNQSRRRQHRVSPQK, from the exons ATGTCTGTGGATGAGCCCACAggatctgtgagcctctgtgggaagacatctagtggttcctggagcagctgcagcagccaggacacatggAACTACAGTGGAG gtAGCATCAGTAGTGATTCAATACCTACACATAGTGAGGAGGAGTTACCACCATTCAGCTTCGAGCCCCATATCTCTGAGGAGGAAGACTTCCACTCCCAATACAAAGTCTTGAGGACCATCGGGCAAGGGAGTAACGCCAAGGTCCTCCTGGCCCAACACCGGCTCACAGGCACACCTGTGGCCATCAAAGTTCTTGAAAAGGGCAAGCAGTGGTTCCAATCAGCCATGATGGAGGCCAATATAATGAGAACACTCAACCATCCCAACATCATCTCACTTCTACAAGTGATTGAGACCACAAAAAGCATATACCTGGTAATGGAATTTGTTGAAGGACAACAACTCTACCAATACATCAAAAATTCTGGCCACATAGAGGAGGACGAGGCCCggaaaatatttaaacaagtAATATCTGCCGTGAGCTACTGCCATGAACATGGTATCGTGCACAGGGACCTGAAACCTGATAACATCCTGATCGATAACaatggaaaaatcaaaataatcgaCTTTGGCCTTAGTACCAAAGTCAAACCTGGTCAAATGCTCAGTCAGCACTGTGGTTCCTACTCTTTTGGTGCCCCAGAATTCTTCCTCGGTAAAAGATACGATGGCACCAAAAGCGACTCGTGGACCTTAGGTGTGGTCCTCTATTTCATGATTGTCGGGAAGGTGCCTTTTGATTCTGTGATCATCCACGAACTGCAAAGACAAGTTGTGGCAGGAGTATATCCTGCCCCCTGTGGGGTCTCACAAGAACTAGAGGACTTGCTTAGTCTATTACTGACCATCCACCCTACATATAGGCCCACACCCATGGAGGTGATGCTGCACCCCTGGTTTAAAGGGGACTGGAAGATGTTCCCAAATCCCTGTAAGGATCTAATCCCTGCCAGGGCAGACCCTACCATTGTCcaagccatggaatatcttggcttccgAGCTCAAGACATTCTCGAGTCACTACGTAAACAGAAATATAACCAAGCCATGGCTTGCTATACTTTACTAAAAGGACAGGCTCTCCAGAGACATGTCTACTCAACAGTGACTCAGACAGTGAGTCCAGTGGCAGCCCCATTCCCTACCATtgaggctgctgctgcttttaCTTTAGGGATGAAGACAAGCAGAAGTGCTCCTATACTTGGCCCACTGGTCTCACCATCCTACACTGGTCAAGAGTCTACCTATGGCCAGAAGGCTAGGCAAAGAGCAGGAAGAACATCCACTGGGCCTGGTTTTCTTCACTTGCGGCCACTCCAGTGGAAACCCACAGAGGACCAACAACATATATTTGCCATGAGTGTCCCCTGTATTAACACAACAACCAGAATCACTGAAAACAGCAGCAATTCGATCCCAGAAGACAATCCCCTCTCCCACAGTGCCTCAGAGAACAAGCCCATCCCCAGCAGAGCCAGGGCCCAGCCCCGAGGCTTCAGGGGATGGGCCAAGAGGATACGAAATGCCATGAGGAGACTCTGTTGCTGCTTTACAGGAGGAAATCAATCTCGCCGCAGGCAGCACAGAGTCTCCCCCCAGAAATGA